GCAGCGCGAAGGCAAGGGCGTGATCCTCGACCAGTTCGCGAACCTCGATAATCCCGTTGCGCACTACGAAGCGACGGGCCCGGAGATCTGGCGCGATACCGAAGGGCGCGTCACGCACTTCGTGTCGGCAATGGGCACGACGGGCACGATCATGGGCACGTCGCGCTATCTGAAGGAGCAGAATCCGGCGATCGAGATCATCGGTGCGCAGCCGGAAGACGGTTCGCGCATTCCGGGCATCCGCAAGTGGCCGGAAGCGTACATGCCGACGATCTTCGATCGCAGCCGCATCGACCGGGTCGAGAACGTAGGCCAGGCCGCGGCGGAAACGATGGCGCGCCGGCTCGCGGCGGTCGAAGGCATCTTCGCGGGCATTTCGTCGGGCGGCGCATGCGAAGTCGCGATGCGCATCGCGCGTCAGGTCGAGAATGCGACGATCGTGTTCATCGTCTGCGATCGCGGCGACCGCTACCTGTCCACGGGCGTGTTTCCGGCCTGAGCACCGGTCGGCGCGTCCAGCGCCTGCAATAAAAAAGCGCCGCTTGTGCGGCGCTTTTTCTTTGGGCGGGTGGTGCTTACTGCGACTGCGCTTCGGCGTCGGCCGGCTTCAGCGCGCCGCTCGCTTCCATCTGCGCCTTCACGGCCTCGCCGAGCTGGTACACGGTGAGTGCGTAGAAGAAGCTGCGGTTGTAGCGTGTCAGCACATAGAAATTCTTGAGCCCGATCATGTATTCGGTCGCGCGCCCCGGCGACGGCAGGTCGACCACGGTCACGGGCGTGCCGGCTTCGGTGGTGATGTTGACCGTCGGCTCGTTCAGCGTCATGCCCGCGCGCAGCAGTTGCGACAGTGCCCAGTGCGGCTCGGGCTGGCCGTCGGCGGCGGCCTGTGCGATTCCCAGGCTGCCCGTATCGGGCGTGATTTGCCAGACTACCGGGCGGTCGGTTTCCCAGCCGTGCTGCTTCAGGTAGTTTGCGACGCTGCCGATCGCGTCGACAGGGCTGCTGCGCAGATCGACATGGCCCGTGCCGTCGAAGTCGACCGCATATTCGCGGATGCTGCTCGGCAGGAATTGCGGGATCCCGATTGCACCCGTATACGAGCCGAGCACGGTGGTCGGGTCGAGCTGGTTGTCGCGGGTCCAGACCAGGAAATCCTCGAGGTTCTTGCGGAACGTTGCCTGGCGACTGTCGCGATTCGGCGTGTTCGGATAGTCGAACGTGAGCGTCGTCAGCGCGTCGAGCACGCGGAAATTGCCCATGTAGCGGCCATAGATCGTCTCGACACCGATGATGCCGACGATCACCTCGGGCGGCACGCCGAATTCCTCGGATGCGCGCTGCAGCGTCGCCTGGTTCGCCTTCCAGAACTTTACGCCCGCGTTGATGCGGATCGGCTCGATGAAGCGCGAGCGATAGACGCGCCAGTTCTTGACCGTTGGCGACGGGGCGGGCTTCACGAGCTTGACGGCCGTCGCCGAATAGCTGATGCGCGAGAACAGCGCATGCAGGCTCGCGGAGTCGAAGCCGTTGCGGCTGACCATTTCGTCAATGAACGCATCGACCTTCGCGTTGTTCGCGTAACGCTGCGGAACGATTTCCTCTTCAAAGGTCTGGCCTTGCGGCGCCGGCTGTTGGGGCTGGGCCTGTGCGACGAGCGTGCCGGCCGACTTCGCAGGCTGCGTCTGCGCGCCGGCAGGCGCGGCGCCGAGGGTGGCGGCGACGGCGGCGGCAACGAGCGCGACGCGAACACGGAACAGCGCGGGGAGAAGAGCGGCAGGCTTGCTGGAATTCATGTCGAAGCGGGCGGACAGGGCGATTGTGTTCGGCGCAGTATACCCGACGCATCCGGCGCGCCGGGGCGAAGCGGGCCCCCGTTGTGGTAAGTTAGCGGCGAATTCGCGGCAGACGATGGACATTATTGATGGAGACCTGCGGCGCACCGTGCGCCGCGGATGACAGCTTATGGCAACCGCTTTCTATACGCACCCCGACTGCATGCTGCACGAGATGGGGGAATGGCATCCGGAATGCCCGGCCCGCTTGTCGGCGATCC
The nucleotide sequence above comes from Burkholderia pyrrocinia. Encoded proteins:
- the cysM gene encoding cysteine synthase CysM, coding for MAYKTIEDTIGNTPLVQLVRLPDDEIRARNNVVLAKLEGNNPAGSVKDRPALSMISKAEARGRIKPGDTLIEATSGNTGIALAMAAAIRGYRMVLVMPEDLSVERRQSMAAYGAEIILTPVKGGMELARDLADQMQREGKGVILDQFANLDNPVAHYEATGPEIWRDTEGRVTHFVSAMGTTGTIMGTSRYLKEQNPAIEIIGAQPEDGSRIPGIRKWPEAYMPTIFDRSRIDRVENVGQAAAETMARRLAAVEGIFAGISSGGACEVAMRIARQVENATIVFIVCDRGDRYLSTGVFPA
- the mltB gene encoding lytic murein transglycosylase B translates to MNSSKPAALLPALFRVRVALVAAAVAATLGAAPAGAQTQPAKSAGTLVAQAQPQQPAPQGQTFEEEIVPQRYANNAKVDAFIDEMVSRNGFDSASLHALFSRISYSATAVKLVKPAPSPTVKNWRVYRSRFIEPIRINAGVKFWKANQATLQRASEEFGVPPEVIVGIIGVETIYGRYMGNFRVLDALTTLTFDYPNTPNRDSRQATFRKNLEDFLVWTRDNQLDPTTVLGSYTGAIGIPQFLPSSIREYAVDFDGTGHVDLRSSPVDAIGSVANYLKQHGWETDRPVVWQITPDTGSLGIAQAAADGQPEPHWALSQLLRAGMTLNEPTVNITTEAGTPVTVVDLPSPGRATEYMIGLKNFYVLTRYNRSFFYALTVYQLGEAVKAQMEASGALKPADAEAQSQ